In one window of Pirellulales bacterium DNA:
- a CDS encoding DUF3592 domain-containing protein translates to MYTQTVGAAGAQALICCVFPRTFFSLALITDVARSFRMFGKKRGHRRTGSKTLRNVGEVVFFALLLTMGTAFLVLLLARKVIPEWRANHEFLETTATILEKRIEHRHDPDGNLLYVPKAKIQYDQSPDDIWTYDIASTSTSHEADAQSLLDRYEIGQAYACWYDPLDPSVAVLVRGYSLWFWMLLLAPSGFMLIGGGGLAYTLWHWGRSPEHQAARGQLGRIDLFEEQSARAKDYPTVPFDADLTNSPGTQLKYRLPSSASQGWRLLAATTICLIWNGIVAVFVVLAVRKHLQGAGDWPLDLLVLPFFLVGCFLIYYFVREILIATGVGPTIVEISAHPLLPGVAYELYVAQQGHLSVKTFEVLLRCEEQATFHQGTDTRTDRREVYTQQLLQKQNFEIVPGEPFEIVAEFRVPPGAMHSFEADHNQVQWKLIARGEAEGWPAFERSYAVVVYPPERSNGAQADEPAAGVGHEVGAPRG, encoded by the coding sequence GTGTACACTCAAACTGTCGGCGCTGCTGGCGCCCAAGCATTGATTTGCTGCGTCTTTCCCCGCACATTTTTTTCCTTAGCCCTCATTACGGACGTGGCTCGATCGTTCCGCATGTTCGGTAAGAAGCGCGGTCATCGCCGCACGGGGTCGAAGACTCTGCGGAATGTCGGCGAAGTGGTGTTCTTCGCCCTGCTGTTGACCATGGGGACCGCATTTTTGGTGCTGCTGCTCGCCCGAAAAGTCATTCCGGAGTGGCGGGCTAATCACGAATTTTTGGAAACCACGGCGACCATCCTCGAAAAGCGAATCGAGCATCGGCACGATCCGGACGGCAACCTGCTGTACGTGCCGAAAGCGAAAATCCAGTACGACCAGTCGCCCGACGATATTTGGACCTACGACATTGCCTCCACGTCCACCAGCCACGAAGCAGACGCGCAATCGCTTTTGGATCGCTACGAAATTGGCCAAGCGTACGCTTGCTGGTACGATCCGCTCGATCCCAGCGTGGCGGTGCTGGTGCGCGGATACAGCTTATGGTTTTGGATGTTGCTGTTGGCGCCCAGCGGCTTTATGCTCATCGGCGGCGGCGGCTTGGCGTACACGCTGTGGCATTGGGGGCGCTCGCCGGAGCATCAGGCGGCGCGAGGGCAACTTGGGCGCATCGATTTATTTGAAGAACAAAGCGCGCGGGCGAAAGATTATCCCACCGTGCCGTTCGATGCCGATTTAACCAACAGCCCGGGCACGCAATTGAAGTATCGCTTGCCCAGCAGTGCATCGCAGGGCTGGCGCTTGCTGGCGGCCACAACCATTTGCCTGATTTGGAACGGCATTGTCGCGGTGTTTGTCGTGCTGGCAGTGCGCAAGCACTTGCAAGGCGCCGGCGATTGGCCGCTCGATTTGCTGGTGCTCCCATTTTTCCTGGTGGGTTGTTTTCTCATTTATTACTTTGTGCGCGAGATTTTAATTGCCACGGGCGTGGGTCCCACGATTGTAGAAATATCGGCCCATCCGCTGCTGCCCGGCGTTGCTTACGAGTTGTACGTGGCGCAGCAGGGGCATTTGTCGGTGAAAACCTTCGAGGTGCTTTTGCGCTGCGAGGAGCAGGCCACATTTCATCAAGGAACCGATACTCGCACTGATCGCCGGGAAGTCTACACGCAGCAATTATTGCAGAAGCAGAATTTTGAAATTGTTCCGGGCGAGCCGTTCGAAATTGTTGCCGAGTTTCGTGTGCCGCCAGGGGCCATGCATTCCTTCGAGGCCGATCACAATCAAGTGCAATGGAAGCTGATTGCGCGGGGCGAGGCGGAGGGGTGGCCAGCGTTCGAGCGGAGCTATGCGGTGGTGGTGTATCCGCCGGAGCGGTCAAATGGCGCTCAAGCCGATGAGCCGGCAGCCGGCGTAGGCCATGAAGTTGGCGCACCGCGCGGATGA
- a CDS encoding DNA-directed RNA polymerase subunit alpha C-terminal domain-containing protein, whose translation MSRTRIPLNTISSPHDGLAERLEMSTAEIGLSVRTTNCLEERGIFTVDDLLNCTRDDLLSISNFGEKTLEEVYTALEGIGFFRPNRQAEVSIA comes from the coding sequence ATGAGTCGCACTCGTATTCCGCTGAATACTATTTCCAGTCCGCACGATGGTTTGGCCGAACGGCTCGAAATGAGCACCGCCGAAATCGGCCTTTCGGTGCGAACCACCAATTGCCTGGAGGAACGGGGCATCTTCACGGTGGACGATCTGTTGAATTGCACTCGCGATGATTTGCTGAGCATTTCCAACTTCGGCGAAAAGACATTGGAAGAGGTTTATACCGCCCTGGAAGGCATCGGCTTTTTCCGCCCGAACCGCCAGGCCGAGGTCAGCATAGCCTAA